The Sedimentibacter sp. zth1 DNA segment AATAGAGGATATAAAAAAAGTAAGTAAGGGTATTGAAATTGTAAAAAGCAGTTTAGAACAAGAGCTTGGAATGAAATTCACTAAAGTTTACATAGCAGCTGCAGGAAGATCTTTAAAAACCGAAAAAGTTATTTATGAAAAAATACTAGATTCTAAAAAACCATTGGATGAGAATATTAAAAAAATACTAGAAATGGATGCACTCCAAAAAGCTCATGATAAATTCTATGATAACTATGATAACAAAGGTTCTTTTTATTGCGTAGGATATAGTGTTTTAGGTTATAAAATTGATAACAACAGTATAGCAAATATAGAGGGTCATAGAGCTGAAAAAGTTTCAGTAGAAATTATAGCAGCATTTTTACCACACATAGTAGTTGAGGGACTATACTCTTGTATGGACTATAACAATCTTGACGTACAAAGCTTGACACTAGAACCTATTGCAGCAATGAATCTTGTCATACCTGCTGATTTAAGATTATTAAATATTGCTTTAGTTGATATAGGTGCAGGTACTTCAGATATAGCAGTATCCAAAGATGGTACAATAATTGGTTATGACATGGCTACAATTGCTGGAGATGAGATTACAGAAAGCATAATGAAAAGTCATCTTGTAGACTTTAAAACTGCTGAAAAAATAAAAATGTCTTTAGACGATGATATGGAGAAAATTGAATTTACTGATATACTAGGCATGCATTATTCATTGACAAAGGAAAATATAATTGACTCTATTTCTAATACATCTCTTCAATTGTGCCAAGAAATTGCAACTAAAATACTTAGCTTAAACAATGAGCCTCCAGTTGCTGTATTTTTGATTGGTGGTGGTAGTAAAACTTCCAATTTGAGAAAGTATTTGTCAGAATTTTTGAATTTGCCTGAGTATAGAATAGCTATAGGTTCAGAAAGCACTGTGAAAAATGTTGATATTTCCATTATAGATAATTTTGGTCCTGAGCTTATCACACCTGTTGGTATTTCCTATTCAAGTATAATTAACAATAACTACGATTTCTTTAGCGTAATAGTTAATGGAATAAAAATAAGATTATATAATATTAGACAAATGAAAGTTATGGATGCACTTTTAATGGCTGGATTTGATTCACGTAAATTAATGGGGTTTTCAGGCAAAACTCTTAGCTTTATATTAAACAATAAGGAGTATTTTTATAAAGGTGAGTATTCTACTCCAGCTCAAATTTTTGTAAATTCTAATGTGTCTAATATTGAGACAAAAATTTGCCCCGGTGATATTATAGAAGTTATTGCTGCAGTAGATGGTGTAACACCTGTAGTAAAAATTTCTGATATTGTAGATAATTCAGAAAGTGGTAAAATTATTTTTAATAATACTGAAGTAACAATAGGTACAAAATATCTAGTCAATAATATCGAAGTTGAAAGTGATTATATAATTGGAAATTCAGATATTATTGAAATAATTAACATAAAAACACTAAACGATTTAGTTGACTTATTAGAAATCAATCCAGAGTTTTATGTTTTCAAAGTTTCTAATAAAGTAATTGATTTAAGTACTATTTTAATTGATAATTCTACGATAGAAGTCATTTCAAAATCCAATTACAATGATGAAGAAGTTTCCAAACGAAATCAAACTTATAGCCAAAATATAAGTGATATACATGAATACAGTATCGTAAAAGACTATATAACTGTTAGTATTAATGGCGAAACTAAGAAGTTAAATTTTAAAGAGGATAAATTGCCATACATTTTTGCTGATATGTTAATTTACACAAATATTGACCCTACTAAACCACAGGGTAAAATAATAATATTACATAATGGTAACGAAGCCTCTTATACTAGTATAATAAATGACGGTGATGATATAGTAATTAAATGGCAAAATAGCAATAATATTTAGAATATATAAGGGAGATTTTTATGATAGACAATTCACTTTTAGTAAAAATATTTGATAGAAATAAGCAGTATCTTGGCAAAGGTAAACTAGATAAAATAGTTGGCAGTAGAATTGTAATTAAGGGAAATAACTTGCCTATAATACATTCTAAAGAAACTATATTTTTAAATGTTTTTAACGAATTGAGGGGTGTTTTAATATACGAATGTATTGTAAACATAGGAGCTAATATGCAATTAACAGCTACTATACTTAAGCAGCATGGCACAATTGAAAGAAGAAGAACATTAAAAATCAGAACAGCTTATACAACTTCTATTCGACTTGTAATACGTGACAATAAAGCATTAAGTATAAAAGATCCAATAGTTATTAAAATGCTTAATTTAAGTATTGGAGGCATGCTATTTACATCTAAAGAAACATTTTGCATAAATGATATAATTACATTTACTTTTGATCACTATCAAAATTGCTCAATTGATTTAGAAGCAAAAATTATTAGAGTTGATAAAACAATTGATGAGTATAATAATGATAATTATGGTTGTATTTTTATAGGTGTTACTCCATATGATGAAAATGTTATCTGTAAATACCTATACGAAAGACAATTACAAATTTACAAGAAAAAATAACAAACTATTTACATTAAGGAGGAACATAATTGAATAAAAAAATATTATCAATAATTCTTCTTTTTACTATGCTTTTTAGCTTTATATTATCAAGCACAGTAATAGCAGATACTACTATTCCAGCACTTAGGTCAATCTCTCTTAATAGCGGTAAAAGCTTATATTTAGAAGTAGGAGATATAAAAACTTTATCAGTATCAACTAGACCTAAAAATGCAGCAAAAACTGAAATTAAATTTACAACTGGTGATGAAAAAATTGTTACTATAAATAAAACAGGTACAGTTAAAGCAATAAAAACTGGTAAAACCACTTTAACTGCTGAAATGAATGGAAAAAAGTCTACTATTTATGTAACGGTTTATATAAATAATAATTTACAGGCAAGTTTTGTAGAAACAGATATTGTAAAAGATAAAATAAAAAATATTACAATTAATGTATCTTCTAAAGATGGGAATACAGATAATTTTTATATATATTTACCTACTGGCTATAGAATTTCAGGAACGACTGCTACTTTTGCGGCAGATAGAAATGGCTCATATCCTTTTACGGTATATGATAATACCGGTACTAAAAAAACATTTTATTATGAGATTACCAATATAAAAGACAAATATTATGAAAAACCACATACAGATTATGATGATAACATATTTGACATAAATATTCTATATAATAATATGAATTTGAAGTATGATTATGAAAAAAAGCAACTATTATTTAATGCTGATTTAGATAAAATACGTACTGTTAAATTACCTAACAACACTGTAACTGAAAGTAATGAAATTAATTATTATATTTCTGCAATAAACAATGGATTATTTTATGAATATAGCTTTGAAGTAGATAATCAACCAATGAATTGTAAAATTATAAGACAAGGTGAATTTTACCTAATGATGATATGGAAACATTATAAAAACGATGATAGAAATATTTTAGTTGATTACAAAGCTTATAACTTTACTATTAATAGCGATGTTATGACCTATCCAACAAGTGATTTCATAACTGATAACGGTAATTATATAATAGAAGCATATACTAAATTAGGACAAAAAGAAATATTTTCATTATCAATTGATAATATTGATTATATGAAACCGTCTGCAAGTATTGCTATAACTTATGATGATTTGTTTGAGTTAAATATTGTTGATAACGCTATGCTTGATTATATTATTACTTTCGATGGCAAATATATAGATATCCCAAACAATTACGTACCTAATACAATTTATACATATAAACACGATATACCATTTAAATATAATGGAGAATACTTATTTATTATTGTTGATGCCAGTGGCAATAGAACAATTGCTAAATCAACTATTACTAGCAAGCATAATGTTTTGTTTACTAAAAAGCTTGGTCCAGATGTTCACAATTCATTAGAAACCATTTCATTATTTAAAGAAACTGGTATCTTATATGATAAGGTAGAAGCAAATAGCGCCTATTATAATAATATTTTTCCATCGTATATGAAGGGTATATCTAACACAAGCTTTAAACCCGATTCTACGATAACACGTGCACAAATGGTTACAATATTATGTCGAGTAACAGATTTACCATATGATATAAACCTACTTGATAAGTCTAGATTAACAGACGTAACCAACCATTGGGCAGTAAATTATATTTGTATGGGAAATGCTAAAAAATATATTAGAGGCTACAGAGATAAAACATATAAACCAGATAATTCCTTGAAAAGAGGTGACTTTTGCAAAATGATTTGCAATATATCATCACTTAAATCAAAGATTTCTGCGATACCTTCTGTTAATAATTATGCTTATAATGATATAAATGGACATTATGCAAAACCTGAAATATTGAAACTAGTTAATAGAGATTTGGTTTTAGGAAATGGTGAAAATTTTAATCCAGATAAACCTATTACAAGAGCAGAGGTTATTTACGCAATCAATAAACTTTATAATCTAAAGCCCTCTGATGATGAAATGAACTATATAGAATCTTTATATAATAAATATTATAATTTCAATGATATCAATAACCACAAGTATTATGAAGATATTTTAATCTCACTTATAGGAATGTACAGAGAAAAATAAAAAGATGATTTTAATCATCTTTATTTTTTTTGTTTATATCCATAATTACTTTTATAATCTCTAATATTATATCAACACTTTTTTTGTTTTTTTCTTTTTCTACTTCTTGATTTACTTTTTCTTCAGTTCCTTCAAAATAATACTCCGGACACTTTTTAAGTACCATATTTACAATATCTTGCTTTTTTATTAAGCTATCGCTAATTTGAAATCTACCCAAAATGTTGTCTATTTTTTCTTGAATCATCAATTCATATATGTTCACTTGTAAAATAGCTTCTTCAACCTCTTGTTTAGATACATTTTCGTCAATATTATCAACAGCATCAAGATTATTGTTTTCTTCAATAATACTTTCATCTTCTATGTCTAAAATTGTCTGATTTTCAAAATTCTCTTCTTCAATTATATTTTTTTTAAGTTCTTCTGTTGTTTCCTCTAATTCTTTATTTTTATTATATATTGTAATTTCCTTCATTTCCTTATTAGGTTCTTCTCTTGATTTCAAACCTATAGAAACATAGCTTATGTCATCTTTTTTGCCAATATAATACCTTATACTACCTTCATCTTCAGCCTGTTCAATACTATTTGAATTATTAACTTCTTCACTTACAATATCATTTTCATTATGACCATTAATTTCTTGAAGTTCACTAAGAATTTTATTGCTAATACTAGATATATTAGATTTGATTTTATTACTTCCATCTGCATGTTTTTTAGATTGTAATTTATTATTATCTTTATCTTCTATCAAATTTTTTTCATTTGCATCATTAAACATTGAAGGCATTATTTTTTTGTACATAGCCTCTTTGCTAAATTCTTTTTTTCTTTTAGCCATTATTATATTCCTCTAGTAATTAGTTCTTTTACAAAATTCATGTAATCTTTTACTGCATTGTTTCGAGAAGCATATTTATACATATCTTCTTGTTGTGTATGTACTTCTTGAATACTAACACTTGCCCTAATATATGTATCAAATATTGTAGTACCTAACTGTTGAGCAATCATTTCAGCTGTCTCCCTAATTTCTGAGCTTAAAATTAATCTTGGGTTATATCTTGTAAGAAGTATTCCTTCAATTTTTATAGCTGGATTACAGTATTTTTTTACTCTAGTTATCGTCTCATATAATTGTGTTATACCTTGCAAACTAAAAATATCCGCTAACATAGGTATAATAATACAATCTGCGACTGCGAAAGCATTAATTGTCAAAATATTTAAAGAAGGTGGTGTATCTATTACGATATAGTCATATTCATTTTGAACACTTGACAATGCTTCTTTTAATAAGAATTCTCTTCCCGTATGTGTAAATTCTAAATCAACACCACTTAGTATAATATTAGACGGTATAATATCTATAATTTCAGTTTTTTGTATAGCATCATGTACACTAACATCGCCCTTCAAAACATCATATATGGTAGCACTCTCATCAACTTCAGCTTTAACACTAAAACTTAAATTGCCCTGTGGATCTAAATCAATTAATAATACTTTATATCCCTTTTTCTTAAATCCAAGTCCAATAGCATTAGAAGTCGTAGTTTTAGCAACCCCGCCTTTCTGATTAGTAACACAAATTGTTTTAGCCATTTTTTCTCCTTTCCAGCTATATTAAGCAATTTAAATAACTTTTATACCTTTTGCAAATGATTTAACAGTTAAATCTCCATTAGTACAATCAAAAAATATTGTTCTACCATAGTTAAGCCCTGTATCCTCTGCTACTAAACGTATTTTCAAATCTTGCAAGGTTTTTTTTACAGCAATTACGTTTCTTTCACCTATATTTCCTATACTACTTTTTCCGTCATCTTTTACTTCAAACATCTTGGCCCCACCAGCAATTTTAGCGGTCATTCTAATTTTGACACAACCTTTTTGTTCTAATAAGTGAACCATTTCTGTGATTCCAGTATCTGCAAATTTATATATTTGATTTATATCATCTAGATTGTTGTTTTTTGGTAACATTATATGAACCATTCCACCAATTTGTTTAATCTTATCTAATATACATATTCCTACACATGAACCTAAAGCATATGTTGCTATTGTATCGGGAGCTGACACAATTTGCATATCAGATATCCCTACGTTTACTGTATTTTTCATATTTCAATTCCTAATCCTTGTAACAATTTATTTAAAGAGTCTACATCAGGAATCATTATTATATGACTGTCAACAGTATCTTCATCTGCGTAAAATTTTTCTTGAATGAATACCACTTTATCAGAAACATTTGCAAATTCTATTGCTGGGACACTTAAAATAGCACCTGCCATATCAATTGTTAATGCTGGAACTGATATGTCAATTGTTAAACCAGTTAATCCTGCTATTGAATTTATATAAGAAGCTATCATTATATTACCTATTTCAGATAAAGCTGATATCTCCATTTCTCCAATTTCCTCAAATTTATCTATGTTAGTACCAAGCAATGAATTAACTACCATACATACAAAATCACGTTTTAATAAAAACATAACCATACCATTAAGGTCAATGGACATTCTTATCAAAATTCCTAAAACTATATTTTCAGGTCCCCCCATCAAATCTACTGCTTCGTTAAATTTAAGTAATTTAACCTCAGGTACTTCCATATCTACCTTTTTCATTAACATTTGCGATAGCGACGTAGCAGCATTACCAGCTCCTATATTACCAATTTCTTTAAGAATGTCAATGTGCATTTCATTTAGCTGTTCAAAATTTTTTATAATCATAATTAACCCTCCGCGCTTAATTCTGATGGTAATAATGGGGTTATTTGTATATCACTTCCGTCATTGTATAACTTAGAATAAGATAAATCTTCCCTTACAACATATTTCAACCATCCAATACTAATACGAGTATTTGCATAAATAATACCACTACACAAAATTTTGTGATCTGAAATCTTTTTATTTTCTTCTTTTTGCTCCAATAATTTTGCTTTTAATAAACCAATATCTTTATTTTGCTCCACTTTTTTTAGAATCGCATATTTATATATTTTTTCATTCTCTGGACTTTTTTTTATATATGGTAAAAGCATTTTTATTTTTTCTTCTAATTGTTTTAGTGAATCCTCTTGTTTTTTTATTTCTTTTTCTATTTTAATACTAGATTGTTTATTTTTCGACTTCAAATTTTCAGCATTAAAATATTTATTTAAATCAATAACAATTTTTGTTTGAATATTGTTCTTAGTCCCTATTGTTTTAGCTTGTATAATCTCTCCAGCTATACACTCTCCACCAATAATAGTCGCCCTAGCACCCTTAAGTATAATACTTTGACGCGCATTTACATTGCAATTAATTATTGCACATGAATAAATATTTTTATCAGCACATACAATACTATTTTCCAAATATTTACTTGTTATATTACCCCCTGCTGATATTTTTCCAACATCCCTGCCATTCATACCATTGCTAATAGTTATATCACCACCTGCTTCCAATGTAGCACCTTCGACCATACCTTTAACAGTGATATTATTTTTAGCTTTTACGGTGAAACCAGCTTTTACATCTTCTTTAATTAGTACACTACCTAAAAAATCTATATTTCCTGTTCTGTGATCTACACATTTTACTGTGTAAACATTATCTACATCTACTGAATTGGCCTTTTTATAAATGCAACCACTAACATTTGCGTATAATTTCAAACCATCTTCAGATACGTAAGTGTTTTTACCAGTTGGTAACCCTACATCTCTTGCTTTATTATGTGGTACCTCTTTACCAAATATATCAAAACCATTTTTACCAAGCTCAATAGGAATTTTAGTACACAATAATCCATCTTTTTCTACAGACTTTATAGCGTTAATATTTTTAAAATCAATACTCCCATCTTTTTTTTCTGTAAATTGTATATTATTATCAATATCAAAATTATATTTTAGATATGCATTTTTTTCATTTATAGGTATTAGTCCT contains these protein-coding regions:
- a CDS encoding cell division protein FtsA, with protein sequence MNDNIIFSLDIGTRSIVGVVAEKYEETMKVIAYKSVFHEQRTMVDGQIEDIKKVSKGIEIVKSSLEQELGMKFTKVYIAAAGRSLKTEKVIYEKILDSKKPLDENIKKILEMDALQKAHDKFYDNYDNKGSFYCVGYSVLGYKIDNNSIANIEGHRAEKVSVEIIAAFLPHIVVEGLYSCMDYNNLDVQSLTLEPIAAMNLVIPADLRLLNIALVDIGAGTSDIAVSKDGTIIGYDMATIAGDEITESIMKSHLVDFKTAEKIKMSLDDDMEKIEFTDILGMHYSLTKENIIDSISNTSLQLCQEIATKILSLNNEPPVAVFLIGGGSKTSNLRKYLSEFLNLPEYRIAIGSESTVKNVDISIIDNFGPELITPVGISYSSIINNNYDFFSVIVNGIKIRLYNIRQMKVMDALLMAGFDSRKLMGFSGKTLSFILNNKEYFYKGEYSTPAQIFVNSNVSNIETKICPGDIIEVIAAVDGVTPVVKISDIVDNSESGKIIFNNTEVTIGTKYLVNNIEVESDYIIGNSDIIEIINIKTLNDLVDLLEINPEFYVFKVSNKVIDLSTILIDNSTIEVISKSNYNDEEVSKRNQTYSQNISDIHEYSIVKDYITVSINGETKKLNFKEDKLPYIFADMLIYTNIDPTKPQGKIIILHNGNEASYTSIINDGDDIVIKWQNSNNI
- a CDS encoding PilZ domain-containing protein; its protein translation is MIDNSLLVKIFDRNKQYLGKGKLDKIVGSRIVIKGNNLPIIHSKETIFLNVFNELRGVLIYECIVNIGANMQLTATILKQHGTIERRRTLKIRTAYTTSIRLVIRDNKALSIKDPIVIKMLNLSIGGMLFTSKETFCINDIITFTFDHYQNCSIDLEAKIIRVDKTIDEYNNDNYGCIFIGVTPYDENVICKYLYERQLQIYKKK
- a CDS encoding S-layer homology domain-containing protein — translated: MNKKILSIILLFTMLFSFILSSTVIADTTIPALRSISLNSGKSLYLEVGDIKTLSVSTRPKNAAKTEIKFTTGDEKIVTINKTGTVKAIKTGKTTLTAEMNGKKSTIYVTVYINNNLQASFVETDIVKDKIKNITINVSSKDGNTDNFYIYLPTGYRISGTTATFAADRNGSYPFTVYDNTGTKKTFYYEITNIKDKYYEKPHTDYDDNIFDINILYNNMNLKYDYEKKQLLFNADLDKIRTVKLPNNTVTESNEINYYISAINNGLFYEYSFEVDNQPMNCKIIRQGEFYLMMIWKHYKNDDRNILVDYKAYNFTINSDVMTYPTSDFITDNGNYIIEAYTKLGQKEIFSLSIDNIDYMKPSASIAITYDDLFELNIVDNAMLDYIITFDGKYIDIPNNYVPNTIYTYKHDIPFKYNGEYLFIIVDASGNRTIAKSTITSKHNVLFTKKLGPDVHNSLETISLFKETGILYDKVEANSAYYNNIFPSYMKGISNTSFKPDSTITRAQMVTILCRVTDLPYDINLLDKSRLTDVTNHWAVNYICMGNAKKYIRGYRDKTYKPDNSLKRGDFCKMICNISSLKSKISAIPSVNNYAYNDINGHYAKPEILKLVNRDLVLGNGENFNPDKPITRAEVIYAINKLYNLKPSDDEMNYIESLYNKYYNFNDINNHKYYEDILISLIGMYREK
- a CDS encoding ParA family protein, translated to MAKTICVTNQKGGVAKTTTSNAIGLGFKKKGYKVLLIDLDPQGNLSFSVKAEVDESATIYDVLKGDVSVHDAIQKTEIIDIIPSNIILSGVDLEFTHTGREFLLKEALSSVQNEYDYIVIDTPPSLNILTINAFAVADCIIIPMLADIFSLQGITQLYETITRVKKYCNPAIKIEGILLTRYNPRLILSSEIRETAEMIAQQLGTTIFDTYIRASVSIQEVHTQQEDMYKYASRNNAVKDYMNFVKELITRGI
- a CDS encoding chemotaxis protein CheD, giving the protein MKNTVNVGISDMQIVSAPDTIATYALGSCVGICILDKIKQIGGMVHIMLPKNNNLDDINQIYKFADTGITEMVHLLEQKGCVKIRMTAKIAGGAKMFEVKDDGKSSIGNIGERNVIAVKKTLQDLKIRLVAEDTGLNYGRTIFFDCTNGDLTVKSFAKGIKVI
- a CDS encoding chemotaxis protein CheC, whose amino-acid sequence is MIIKNFEQLNEMHIDILKEIGNIGAGNAATSLSQMLMKKVDMEVPEVKLLKFNEAVDLMGGPENIVLGILIRMSIDLNGMVMFLLKRDFVCMVVNSLLGTNIDKFEEIGEMEISALSEIGNIMIASYINSIAGLTGLTIDISVPALTIDMAGAILSVPAIEFANVSDKVVFIQEKFYADEDTVDSHIIMIPDVDSLNKLLQGLGIEI
- a CDS encoding DUF342 domain-containing protein, whose product is MNGSKYTLNESNIDIKEESTKENKTVDNVQKKGDEQKYILDIVVSVNKLKAYLRVRLLDKSVEINHEEILQKLKELDIVYGINENDIKEFCEKKEYFKELIVAEGLIPINEKNAYLKYNFDIDNNIQFTEKKDGSIDFKNINAIKSVEKDGLLCTKIPIELGKNGFDIFGKEVPHNKARDVGLPTGKNTYVSEDGLKLYANVSGCIYKKANSVDVDNVYTVKCVDHRTGNIDFLGSVLIKEDVKAGFTVKAKNNITVKGMVEGATLEAGGDITISNGMNGRDVGKISAGGNITSKYLENSIVCADKNIYSCAIINCNVNARQSIILKGARATIIGGECIAGEIIQAKTIGTKNNIQTKIVIDLNKYFNAENLKSKNKQSSIKIEKEIKKQEDSLKQLEEKIKMLLPYIKKSPENEKIYKYAILKKVEQNKDIGLLKAKLLEQKEENKKISDHKILCSGIIYANTRISIGWLKYVVREDLSYSKLYNDGSDIQITPLLPSELSAEG